Below is a window of Roseivirga misakiensis DNA.
AGGTAGGGTTTTCCAGGTATAGCCTTCGGCAGGCATAGCCGGTTTTTCACCTGCCATACCAGTCTTGTACCAGCCTTGCATAATCAAGTGCCATTCATGCAAGTGGGCTAGAACATCCTTTATGTTTCTGTTTAAAGTTCCAGGGGCGAACTCCGTATTTACTTCATCTGCTGAATAGCTATCAATAAGGTCTAGTAAACGTTTGTAGTTTGCCTCACTGGCAGCTAATAACTCTTGTTTTGAGGTAGGTCTGGGCATATGTCATGGGTTAAATAATCCTCAAGGGCTCAAGCGAGATGGCTTGTACTCATTGAAGTTAAAAACTA
It encodes the following:
- a CDS encoding ClbS/DfsB family four-helix bundle protein codes for the protein MPRPTSKQELLAASEANYKRLLDLIDSYSADEVNTEFAPGTLNRNIKDVLAHLHEWHLIMQGWYKTGMAGEKPAMPAEGYTWKTLPEFNREVWKKHKEMAYDVAKASFQQSHQQIQQIISSHTDKELFEKKRYKWTGSTSLGAYLISNTSSHYDWAFKLIKKGMK